The genomic segment AGGCGCGGCGGCATGCAGTGGAAAACGCGCAAAACACCGTCTACTCCATCAAGCGACTGATGGGCCTGGGAATCAAGGATCTTCAAAAGGAGTTGCCGCACCTGGCTTATCACGTCGTGCCTGGCGAGCGCGACACCATCAAGGTGGAGATCAACGGCCGCCTCCTGACGCCGCAGGAAATTTCGGCATTGATCCTGCGCGAGTTGGCGCAACGCGCCGAGCGACACCTGAAGCGCCCCGTGCGCAAGGCCGTCATCACCGTGCCGGCTTACTTTGATGACGCGCAGCGACAGGCGACGCGCGACGCCGCGACGATCGCCGGACTGGAAGCCGTGCGAATCGTGAACGAGCCGACGGCCGCGGCGCTGGCCTACGGCATCGGCCTGCGCGACGCAACGAGTCCGGCGACCTCCGGCACCGCCCCGCGTAAGACCGGCGGCGCGATATCGATCACGGTCGGCGACAAGTCCAAATGCGTCTGTGGCAACACCGGGGCCGCGCTGGTTTCGAACAAGCCGCACACGATTGCGGTGTACGACCTGGGCGGCGGGACGTTTGACGTCAGTTTGTTGCGTGTCTCGGGTGAGACGTTCGAAGTCATCGCGACGCACGGCGACACGCATCTGGGCGGCGACGATTTCGACCGCACGATCATGGAGCTGGTACAGCGGGAAGTGCGTGAGCAGTTCGGGCTGGACATCGATTCACCGGCGACCAAACAGGCGCTGCGGTCCTTTGCGGAGGAAGTCAAGATCCGCCTGGGCACGGAAACGGCGGCGAAGCTGGAACTGGATCTGGGTGCGAGTCGCGTTTATCGCAGAACCATCGCGCGAGACGAGTTCGAGAAACTGATTGAACCACTCGTTCAGCGGACGATTGCCTCATGCAAACGCGCGCTCGCCGACGGAAAGATGACGGCGAACGAGATTGACGAAGTCGTCATGGTCGGCGGATCAAGCCGCGTGCCGCTCGTGCGACGGCGCGTTCAGGAGTTCTTCGGGCGCACGCTGTACACGGCGCTGAACCCGGACGAAGTCGTGGCGCTGGGGGCCGCGGTTCAGGGGCAGGTGCTCTCCGGCGCGCGGCCCGACACGCTGTTGCTGGACGTCACCCCCCTGTCACTGGGAATCGAGACGATGGGCGGAGCGATGGGCAAGCTCATCCTGCGCAACACGCGTATTCCCTGTCAGGCGTCGGAGCCTTTTACGACCTTCGTCGATGGCCAGACCTCGGTAAAGATCAACGTCCTGCAAGGTGAGCGGGAGCTGGCGGCCGACTGCCGCAGCCTTGGCGTGTTCGAGCTTCGGGGGATTCCGCCGATGCCGGCCGGGATTCCCAAGATCACCGTGAATTTTCTCATCGACGCCAACGGCATTCTGAACGTTTCGGCGCGCGAAGAGCGCAGCGGCGTGGAAGCGTCGATCCAAGTCATCCCCTCGCACGGCCTGACGCGGGAGGAGGTGCGGCGGATCGAGCTGGATTCGGTGCGTTACGCCCGGGAAGACATGACGGCGCATCGCCTTATCGACCTGCGCAATCAGGTGGAGTTCGACACTCACAAGACCGAGCAGACGCTGGCGAAGTTCGGCCATTTGTTGCCGCCCCACGAGCGCGAGACGCTGGAGCAGTCGATCCGGGCGTTGCGCGAAATGGCGGCTTCGACGACCGATTGCGACGCGCTGCATCAGGCGCTGGATCGATTCGGGAAATCAACGGAGCACCTCGCAAACCTGGCGATCACCCAGTCGCTTCGCGAAGTGACCTCAACGAAATAACCTGAACGGAGACGCACATGGGCGGCCAGAATCCCTACATCAAGGACACCGAGATCGCGCTGCCGAAGCAGCCCTACGAGCTGACGATCATCGATGAACAGGGCACGGAACACAGTCTGACCATCGACCCGAAGAAGATCCCCTACGACGATCACGGGCTGCCTGGCTCGATACTCGATATCTGCATGGCGCACGGCATCGAACTGGACCATGCCTGCGGCGGCGTGTGCGCCTGCTCGACGTGCCACATTCATGTTCTGGAAGGTGCGGCTTCGTGCAACGAGGCGTCAGAAGAAGAGGACGACCAGCTTGAAGAGGCATACGACCTGAAGTCCAACAGCCGCCTCGGATGCCAGTGCGTGCCGAACGGAACGATGCCGGTGAAAGTTCGCATTCCGACGTGGAACCGGAACCTGGCGCGCGAGCCGCACGGTGCCGAGGGAATGACGACGAAGGACAAGGAGTAGCGCCAATGCCGCAGAAACTAACCTGGCTGGATTCCGAGGACATCGCCCTGGCCCTGCATGAGAAATTTCCCGACCTCGATCCCCTGACGGTGCGGTTTACGGATCTGCATGACTGGGTCGTGGCACTGCCGGACTTCGGCGACGATCCGCACAAGTCCAATGAAGCCAAGCTCGAAGCGATCCAGATGGCGTGGCTGGAGGAATACAAGGACGCGAAGGACGACGAGTAGCGCGCGATTATATTCTACCAACCCGGTACGGGGCGTTAAGAATGATGACCGGTCATTGATGATCGCTCCCGCGAGGCTTCCCTCCCAGCATTCACGGTCTTGCAGTCTGCGCTTCTTTTTCAAGCCGCCCTTCTCGCTTGACTTCGCCCTTCCGCTTCCAGAATTGCAGATATCCGATCGAATCGGTTGGTTCGTACCAGGCATGAAGCAGCCTTCCCAAGGGGTCGTCGCCGACCGCCCCGCTGAAAAAATCTCCTGCTGCCGTGATCGCCAGCGCCGGCTGCGTCGGTTGCGCCAGGACGTCATCCGCCATGATTGCGCGCAGCCGCGGCGAGACGCCGACGTGCATGAGCAGGTAAAACCGTGTCGCGCTACGGCGCTCCGTGAGAAAGTAAAGCAACCCGCTGTTGCTAAGGTCGAGAATCGTCTCATCCGGTCGGCTATTCGCTTGAATGTAACCACACACCGTTTCAACAAACCTCGTCTCTCCCAGAGGCAAATCACACCCCACGCGCTTGACCCTGCATTGCGTGCGCACGCCGCCGACCATGCTGGGTGACAGCCGCGCCGGCACACGGCTGTTCTCGCCAAGCCCCGTCCAGCGACGCCACGGCCCGCCGACGCCGCCCTCGCCCATTGCCATCAGCATGATCAGACTCGGTGCGATCATCATGATGACACCGATGGACCCGCGTTTCAGGTGCGCCCATCTCCAGTTCG from the Planctomycetia bacterium genome contains:
- the iscX gene encoding Fe-S cluster assembly protein IscX, which codes for MPQKLTWLDSEDIALALHEKFPDLDPLTVRFTDLHDWVVALPDFGDDPHKSNEAKLEAIQMAWLEEYKDAKDDE
- a CDS encoding 2Fe-2S iron-sulfur cluster binding domain-containing protein, whose product is MGGQNPYIKDTEIALPKQPYELTIIDEQGTEHSLTIDPKKIPYDDHGLPGSILDICMAHGIELDHACGGVCACSTCHIHVLEGAASCNEASEEEDDQLEEAYDLKSNSRLGCQCVPNGTMPVKVRIPTWNRNLAREPHGAEGMTTKDKE
- a CDS encoding Hsp70 family protein, which gives rise to MTATQDDLIIGIDLGTTFSLVAYADARGPQIIRDETGEGRLPSVICFSPDGRATIGWEARRHAVENAQNTVYSIKRLMGLGIKDLQKELPHLAYHVVPGERDTIKVEINGRLLTPQEISALILRELAQRAERHLKRPVRKAVITVPAYFDDAQRQATRDAATIAGLEAVRIVNEPTAAALAYGIGLRDATSPATSGTAPRKTGGAISITVGDKSKCVCGNTGAALVSNKPHTIAVYDLGGGTFDVSLLRVSGETFEVIATHGDTHLGGDDFDRTIMELVQREVREQFGLDIDSPATKQALRSFAEEVKIRLGTETAAKLELDLGASRVYRRTIARDEFEKLIEPLVQRTIASCKRALADGKMTANEIDEVVMVGGSSRVPLVRRRVQEFFGRTLYTALNPDEVVALGAAVQGQVLSGARPDTLLLDVTPLSLGIETMGGAMGKLILRNTRIPCQASEPFTTFVDGQTSVKINVLQGERELAADCRSLGVFELRGIPPMPAGIPKITVNFLIDANGILNVSAREERSGVEASIQVIPSHGLTREEVRRIELDSVRYAREDMTAHRLIDLRNQVEFDTHKTEQTLAKFGHLLPPHERETLEQSIRALREMAASTTDCDALHQALDRFGKSTEHLANLAITQSLREVTSTK